The following proteins are co-located in the Dermacentor albipictus isolate Rhodes 1998 colony unplaced genomic scaffold, USDA_Dalb.pri_finalv2 scaffold_36, whole genome shotgun sequence genome:
- the LOC139052805 gene encoding uncharacterized protein encodes MNNHRALEKVDIGYAAEQILKNSKVSAKDAFAFKMECKQFLVSVCKKVLEKSPLRFRLVRGHSSLDPRQMCTKLNQCLAGLKHVLNTLIAAKRLSDRQWDSVLSEYSEMLQMEKHTLRLFEKSDRLDIFFFRTPEVVQLLLVLSHSQATVERGFSVNRQLCVENLKSLSYVSQRIICDAIDKAGGIPNIPITKELRTSVPAARHRYHAYLEAQKEEQLDEATESKRRLVEEEIDTLSERKQDLKQPLLI; translated from the exons ATGAACAATCACAGAGCACTTGAGAAAGTGGACATTGGTTATGCAGCTGAACAAATTTTGAAGAATTCCAAGGTCAGTGCAAAAGATGCATTTGCATTTAAAATGGAATGCAAGCAGTTCCTTGTTAGTGTGTGTAAAAAGGTTCTTGAAAAGAGTCCTTTAAGATTCCGTTTGGTTAGAGGCCATTCCTCACTTGATCCGCGTCAAATGTGCACCAAGCTAAACCAGTGCCTAGCAGGACTCAAGCATGTTTTGAATACCCTCATCGCTGCAAAAAGGTTGAGCGATCGCCAATGGGACTCTGTTCTCTCTGAGTATTCCGAAATGCTGCAGATGGAGAAGCATACGCTGCGATTGTTTGAAAAGAGCGACAGgctagacatttttttttttagaactccTGAAG TAGTCCAACTTTTGCTTGTGCTCAGCCACAGCCAGGCAACTGTGGAAAGAGGATTTAGTGTCAACCGGCAGCTCTGTGTGGAAAACCTGAAAAGTCTGTCATATGTCTCACAACGCATTATATGTGACGCCATTGATAAGGCAGGTGGCATCCCTAACATTCCTATAACAAAGGAGTTGAGGACCTCCGTTCCAGCTGCAAGGCATCGTTATCATGCATATCTGGAGGCGCAGAAGGAGGAGCAACTTGATGAAGCAACAGAGTCAAAGAGGCGCCTTGTTGAGGAAGAAATTGATACCTTAAGCGAAAGAAAgcaagacttgaagcagccgttGCTGATCTGA